A window of Ipomoea triloba cultivar NCNSP0323 chromosome 2, ASM357664v1 contains these coding sequences:
- the LOC116011004 gene encoding probable plastidic glucose transporter 3 — MLGPQRDIYSMYKRASFKEHDLPSYDREENIGRIPSGVYKDNVGNPSWKHSLPHILVATLSSFLYGYHLGVVNETLESISLDLGFGGSTLAEGLVVSTCLAGAFVGSIICGWIADGVGCRRAFQLSALPMIIGTSMSATTNTLGRMLIGRLLVGIGMGLGPPVAALYVAEVSPASVRGMYGSFPQIATCLGLMGSLVIGIPSKDIFGWWRICFWVSVVPAALLAVLMELCVESPHWLVKRGRIAAAEETLEKLVGLPHVKSAIAELTKSDKGDGMDNVKFSGLLHRPHLKVVFIGSVLFALQQLSGINAVFYFSSTVFKSAGVPSDIANISVGIVNLIGSIIAMILMDRLGRKMLLIWSFWGMAVAMASQVLAACSFTTGSTKVYLSVGGILLDVLSFSLGAGPVPSLLLSEIFPGWIRAKAMALCMAVHWMVNFFVGLLFLQLLEQLGPRILYTIFGTFSLIAVVFVGRNVVETKGKTLQEIEFSLLPSR; from the exons ATGCTGGGGCCTCAGAGAGACATATACTCCATGTACAAACGTGCATCCTTCAAGGAGCATGACCTCCCTTCCTATGACAGAGAAGAAAACATAG GTCGCATACCTAGTGGGGTTTATAAAGATAATGTTGGGAACCCCTCATGGAAGCACTCCTTACCTCACATTTTGGTGGCTACTCTCTCATCTTTTTTATATGGCTACCACCTAGG GGTGGTTAATGAGACTCTGGAAAGCATTTCGTTGGATCTTGGTTTTGGTGGTAGTACCTTGGCTGAAG GCCTGGTGGTGAGTACATGTTTAGCAGGTGCATTTGTTGGCTCTATAATTTGTGGTTGGATAGCAGATGGAGTTGGTTGTCGTAGGGCTTTTCAATTGAGTGCGCTACCAATGATCATTGGTACTTCTATGAG TGCAACAACAAATACTCTTGGACGAATGCTTATCGGGAGGTTGCTTGTTGGTATAGGGATGGGTCTTGGTCCTCCTGTTGCTGCTCTCTATGTAGCAGAA GTTTCGCCAGCTTCTGTAAGAGGCATGTATGGGAGCTTCCCTCAGATTGCGACATGCCTTGGTCTTATGGGTTCTCTCGTCATTGGGATTCCATCCAAGGATATTTTTGGTTG GTGGCGGATTTGCTTTTGGGTGTCTGTTGTTCCTGCCGCATTACTCGCTGTTCTGATGGAGTTATGTGTGGAAAGTCCTCATTGGCTTGTCAAG AGAGGAAGAATTGCAGCAGCTGAAGAAACACTTGAGAAGCTTGTCGGATTGCCACATGTGAAATCTGCAATTGCAGAACTTACAAAGTCAGACAAAGGGGATGGGATGGACAACGTAAAATTCTCGGGGTTACTTCATCGTCCTCATTTGAAAG TGGTTTTTATTGGGTCTGTCCTATTTGCTCTTCAACAACTATCTGGGATAAATGCTGTGTTCTATTTCTCTTCTACGGTGTTTAAAAGTGCTGGAGTACCTTCAGACATTGCAAACATATCTGTAGGGATTGTGAACTTGATAG GGTCCATCATTGCAATGATTTTAATGGATAGACTAGGAAGGAAGATGCTTCTTATCTGGAGTTTTTGGGGCATG GCTGTTGCAATGGCTTCTCAAGTGTTAGCAGCGTGTTCTTTCACAACAGGCTCTACAAAAGTATACCTATCTGTCGGAGGCATTCTATT GGATGTCCTGTCATTCTCTTTGGGTGCTGGACCCGTGCCCAGTCTCCTCCTGTCTGAGATATTCCCTGGTTGGATTAGAGCAAAGGCAATGGCTCTCTGCATGGCTGTGCATTGG AtggtaaatttttttgttgGACTTTTGTTCCTGCAATTGTTGGAACAACTCGGACCGAGAATTTTGTACACAATATTTGGCACATTTAGCTTGATAGCAGTggtctttgtggggaggaatgtGGTTGAGACAAAAGGAAAAACACTGCAAGAAATCGAGTTTTCCCTTCTTCCATCTCGTTAG
- the LOC116011006 gene encoding cytochrome c-type biogenesis CcmH-like mitochondrial protein — protein sequence MEGKEDAVREERVVEARARNISHNVRCTECGSQSIEESQADIAILLRKLIRDEIREGKSDKEIYKKLEDDYGETVLYAPKFDLQTAALWLSPLMVAGGVAAFWAYRKHRRRSNVHVLALNLIRGVPLTPKERETMLKLLTPPPSQYSPSYWWQRLVRQ from the exons ATGGAGGGCAAAGAGGATGCAGTGAGGGAGGAGCGGGTGGTGGAGGCGAGAGCAAGAAACATCAGTCATAACGTCAGGTGCACAGAGTGTGGCAGTCAGTCCATTGAAGAATCTCAAGCTGACATTGCCATTCTCCTAAGGAAG TTGATCCGAGATGAGATTCGAGAGGGGAAAAGTGACAAAGAGATCTACAAGAAACTCGAGGATGATTATGGTGAGACAGTGCTTTACGCACCAAAATTTGATCTGCAGACAGCTGCTTTGTGGCTATCTCCG CTTATGGTTGCTGGTGGCGTTGCAGCTTTTTGGGCTTACCGAAAGCACAGGCGAAGGTCTAACGTCCACGTTCTGGCTTTGAATCTCATCAGGGGAGTCCCATTAACCCCAAAGGAGAGAGAGACCATGCTAAAACTCCTTACTCCACCTCCTTCTCAATATTCTCCTTCATATTGGTGGCAAAGATTGGTTCGTCAGTGA
- the LOC116006241 gene encoding protein PLANT CADMIUM RESISTANCE 8: MGRVEANNEAEADTPQFHMDEPTPAAASYAPKYLPAQSPISVGVPWSTGLFDCHEDQTNAFMTAILPCVTFGQISEILDTGEMTCPLGSFIYLLMMPALCSQWIMGSKYRTKLRQRYNLVEAPYSDIVSHIFCPCCSLCQEFRELRIRGLDPAKGWNGILADQQAAQYENQQMNNPPPPQSMSK; the protein is encoded by the exons ATGGGGAGAGTTGAGGCCAATAATGAAGCAGAAGCAGACACCCCCCAGTTCCATATGGATGAACCAACACCAGCAGCCGCTTCCTATGCTCCCAAATACCTCCCAGCTCAGTCGCCAATATCTGTAGGCGTCCCTTGGAGCACTGGATTGTTTGACTGCCATGAAGATCAAACAAACG CTTTTATGACAGCAATTCTGCCTTGCGTGACGTTTGGTCAGATATCTGAGATCCTGGATACTGGAGAGATga CATGCCCTTTGGGGTCTTTCATCTACCTGTTGATGATGCCAGCTCTATGCTCCCAGTGGATCATGGGATCCAAGTATAGAACCAAGCTTAGGCAGAGGTATAACCTGGTTGAAGCTCCATATTCAGACATAGTTTCCCACATCTTCTGCCCTTGCTGCTCTCTCTGTCAGGAGTTCAGAGAGCTCCGCATCAGAGGCCTCGATCCGGCTAAAG GATGGAATGGAATCCTTGCTGATCAGCAGGCTGCACAATATGAAAACCAGCAAATGAACAATCCTCCCCCTCCTCAATCCATGTCCAAGTAG
- the LOC116010460 gene encoding malonate--CoA ligase-like translates to MSSFKAGFYLTARALSCPNSWFLRFISRKGLAFIYSQRRLYSSAQKSTIYMDLVKEVASKGPDSFGSIAIKADQKCCTYLQLISCAKGICSLLSNLDLKTEDNIRQNNDLGGARVGIVAKPCPEFVAAILGIWLSGGVAVPLALSYPEAEILHVMNDSDISMILSTEDHQELMKNVAAKTGAQLSLLPTIPLPSDDGKSLQIEFSHNVKGEDPALILYTSGTTGRPKGVVHTHKSILAQVQMLKDAWGYSSEDHFLHCLPLHHVHGLFNALFAPLYAGSKVEFIPKFSVRGIWQRWRESYPEDGTKTDDAITVFTGVPTMYTRLIQGYEAMDPELQSTSSSAAKNLRLMMCGSSALPLPIMQRWETITGHTLLERYGMTEFVMAISNPLRGKRKGGTVGKPFPGVQAKILSEDGSVDDTTGVGELCIKSPSLFKGYWKLPEVTKDSFTNDGFFKTGDAVRVDEDGYFIILGRTNADIMKVGGYKLSALEIEAILLEHPAISECCVLGLPDKDYGEAVCAIVVPEAELKQKCELESRSVLTLQELSAWAKEKLAPYKIPTALYLWDSLPRNAMGKVNKKELKKTLADDGMKNN, encoded by the exons ATGAGCTCATTTAAGGCAGGCTTCTACCTCACAGCTAGAGCTCTCAGCTGTCCCAATTCTTGGTTTCTCCGATTCATTTCTCGCAAAGGTCTCGCCTTTATATACTCCCAGCGTCGCCTATACTCTTCTG CTCAAAAGAGTACCATATATATGGATCTGGTTAAAGAAGTAGCCAGCAAAGGGCCTGATTCCTTTGGGAGTATTGCCATAAAGGCAGATCAAAAGTGCTGCACTTACCTTCAACTGATCTCGTGTGCTAAGGGGATATGCAGTCTGTTAAGCAATCTTGATCTAAAAACT GAGGATAACATAAGGCAGAATAATGATCTTGGTGGGGCGAGGGTTGGAATTGTAGCCAAACCCTGTCCGGAGTTTGTTGCTGCAATTCTCGGGATTTGGCTTAGTGGAGGTGTTGCAGTCCCTCTAGCTCTGAGCTACCCAGAAGCTGAGATCTTGCATGTGATGAACGATTCG GATATCTCTATGATTTTGAGCACTGAAGATCACCAAGAACTTATGAAAAACGTCGCTGCTAAAACTGGCGCTCAGTTATCTCTCCTTCCTACCATTCCCCTACCATCTGATGATGGAAAGTCATTGCAAATTGAATTCTCTCACAATGTAAAAG GTGAGGATCCAGCACTGATATTGTACACCAGTGGGACAACGGGGCGGCCAAAAGGAGTCGTCCACACACACAAGAGCATCCTAGCACAG GTCCAAATGCTAAAAGACGCATGGGGATACTCATCCGAAGATCACTTCCTGCATTGTCTACCCCTACATC ATGTTCATGGGCTTTTCAATGCTTTATTTGCCCCTCTCTATGCAGGCTCCAAG GTGGAGTTTATTCCAAAATTCAGCGTGAGGGGAATTTGGCAGAGATGGCGTGAATCGTATCCAGAAGATGGGACTAAAACCGATGATGCCATAACTGTATTCACTGGT GTTCCTACGATGTATACGCGACTGATACAAGGCTATGAAGCTATGGACCCGGAATTACAGTCTACTTCTAGTTCAGCAGCAAAGAATTTGCGTCTTATG ATGTGTGGCTCGTCTGCACTTCCACTTCCCATCATGCAACGGTGGGAAACTATCACGGGGCACACCTTATTAGAAAGATATGGCATGACCGAG TTTGTCATGGCAATTTCCAATCCCCTACGAGGTAAACGCAAAGGAGGTACTGTTGGCAAGCCATTTCCAGGTGTGCAG GCCAAGATCCTTTCAGAAGACGGGAGTGTTGATGATACAACCGGGGTGGGGGAGCTCTGCATAAAAAGCCCTTCTTTGTTTAAAGGCTATTGGAAGCTTCCTGAG GTAACCAAAGATTCGTTTACTAATGATGGATTTTTCAAGACGGGAGATGCTGTAAGAGTGGATGAAGATGGATACTTCATCATTTTGGGCC GTACAAATGCAGATATAATGAAGGTTGGCGGGTATAAGCTCTCTGCACTGGAGATTGAAGCAATTCTTCTCGAG CATCCAGCTATCTCAGAGTGCTGTGTGCTCGGCCTACCTGATAAAGACTACGGGGAGGCTGTGTGTGCAATAGTTGTGCCTGAGGCAGAGCTCAAACAGAAGTGCGAGCTAGAATCAAGGTCTGTCCTGACCTTGCAAGAACTCTCAGCTTGGGCTAAGGAAAAACTCGCCCCATACAAG ATACCAACTGCTCTCTATCTGTGGGATTCACTGCCTCGTAATGCCATGGGAAAG GTGAACAAGAAAGAGCTGAAGAAAACTTTGGCTGATGATGGGATGAAGAACAACTGA
- the LOC116006349 gene encoding transcription factor bHLH68-like — translation MMAGNPTNWWTIMANAGTVHSSSSPSYQLSPSPSSSHHFYATSDSMPENPAQDFPRSWSQLLLGGGAENEKFGMSPFQYKKMVQETNWEDQINGNNNNNLSSSSSTATGVDVIKQEDHFTQIGHLYGHHPPPLPLNDHHHQYFQEFASSSPRSCVTTAFRDGGNNNNNVLFFSGNRSCPKPPEVVNTHHSSQCNSTSTSSGGAAKKARVHQSSTQPSLKVRKEKLGDRITALHQLVSPFGKTDTASVLSEAIGYIRFLHTQIQALSSPYLGNASAGSMAHTHQQSEEENGGRDLRSRGLCLVPLSCTQHVGVGSDSINGGGGADYWAPALGGGF, via the exons ATGATGGCCGGAAACCCTACTAACTGGTGGACCATCATGGCAAATGCCGGCACGGTGCATTCTTCCTCCTCTCCCTCTTATCAGCTCTCGCCGTCGCCGTCGTCGTCCCACCATTTCTATGCAACTTCCGATTCCATGCCGGAAAATCCAGCCCAGGATTTTCCACGATCATGGAGCCAACTCCTCCT GGGCGGTGGTGCTGAAAACGAAAAGTTTGGTATGAGTCCTTTTCAGTACAAGAAAATGGTGCAGGAGACTAATTGGGAAGATCAAATCAATgggaataataacaataacctatcatcatcatcttcaacagCTACTGGTGTTGATGTAATTAAGCAAGAAGATCATTTCACTCAAATCGGACACCTGTACGGACACcatcctcctcctcttcctctcaACGATCATCATCACCAGTATTTCCAAGAATTTGCTTCTTCTTCGCCGCGCTCTTGCGTCACCACGGCGTTCAGGGACGGCggcaacaataacaacaatgttCTCTTCTTCTCCGGTAACCGCAGTTGCCCTAAGCCGCCGGAGGTCGTCAATACTCACCATTCCTCCCAG TGTAACAGCACAAGCACTAGTAGTGGAGGGGCAGCCAAGAAGGCTAGGGTTCATCAATCTTCAACTCAACCATCTCTAAAG GTGAGGAAAGAGAAGCTTGGGGATAGAATAACAGCTCTTCACCAACTTGTTTCCCCATTTGGAAAG ACTGACACGGCCTCCGTCTTGTCAGAAGCTATTGGCTACATCAGATTCCTCCACACTCAAATTCAG GCATTAAGCTCCCCATACTTGGGCAATGCATCAGCAGGAAGCATGGCTCACACTCACCAACAATCt GAAGAGGAAAACGGAGGAAGGGATTTGAGGAGTAGAGGGTTGTGCTTGGTTCCATTGTCATGCACTCAACATGTGGGTGTGGGAAGCGACTCCATTaatggaggaggaggagctgaTTACTGGGCTCCGGCTCTCGGCGGAGGCTTTTAA